The Candidatus Lernaella stagnicola sequence ATCACTTACATTGTGTTCATGCTTTTGTTCCAGCGAGGTGGCCGGCGATGAGCAAAACCTACGTCGAACTGTTGATTGAAGGCCCGGATGAATTCGCCCGCGGTTACGTAAGCGGCTTTGTGGCGGCCCGCGGCTCCCACGCGGAGTTGATTTTCGACAGCGACGCCGGATTCGCCGACGACGGCTTTCTGCAGAAAATCAAGGAAGCACTGCATATCTCGGCGCATATCACGCACTGCATTGTAGACGAGGAAACGGCGCAGCTGGTGCGCGAGGCCACCGACGCCACGGACGAAAGTTTGTTGACGATTCGCTCCGACCGCTTCATCACCTCGGCGTCGTTCGCTTACGAGTTCGAGATTTTCAACCGGGAAAACGGCGCGAAGTTCCAGGCCCGCTTGGCGGATCTACCCGCGGGCGTCGCTCTGGAAGACCACGCGCTGGAAGAGACGCTCGACCCATCGGCGAAGGGCCCGGAACTGTTCAGCCCGGCGCACGACTACGCGCTTGCCGGCAACGGCACGGCGCAGGGGCCGATCGACAAGATTGTTTGGTTGTACAAGGAATTCGACAGCTTCGACCAAGTCGAAGCGCATCCGATACACGTTCGTTACGCGGAATAAGGAAGGATCGCAGCGCATGGATAAAATGAACCTAACCTGGACGCTGATTGCGCAGGCGGTTATGTTCCTGGCGGCGATGGGCATTCTTTCCCGATTGCTGTTCAAGCCGATGCTCGAGGTTTTTCGCAAGCGCGAAGGGCTGACTGATGAGCCTTATGCAAAGGCGGCGCAATTGGAGAAGGATGCGGCGGAATCGCGAAAAGAAGTGGACGCGAAACTGGCGCAAGTTCGCCGGGAAACCGACGCTTTGCGGCAAGAATTGCTGAGCACCGCCTCGCAACAGGAACACGACATTCTGGGCCAAGCCCGCGAACAGGCGACCGACCTTGCCGAGGCGGCGCGTCAAGAGTTGGCGACCGCCGTGCAGTCGGCGAGCGAGTCGCTCGCGGCCGAGTCGGAGGATCTGGCTGACTCGCTGGCCAGTAAACTGCTGGAGATTCAACGATGAAGGCGGTACGGATT is a genomic window containing:
- a CDS encoding ATP synthase F0 subunit B; the protein is MDKMNLTWTLIAQAVMFLAAMGILSRLLFKPMLEVFRKREGLTDEPYAKAAQLEKDAAESRKEVDAKLAQVRRETDALRQELLSTASQQEHDILGQAREQATDLAEAARQELATAVQSASESLAAESEDLADSLASKLLEIQR